The following proteins are co-located in the Macadamia integrifolia cultivar HAES 741 chromosome 3, SCU_Mint_v3, whole genome shotgun sequence genome:
- the LOC122074729 gene encoding uncharacterized protein LOC122074729, which yields MHRSSSTGRASFEFNVDLPQAVKASQGLKTMDEDRLPLYSSTSDDTKKEASSHKKSPGENWVHLIPLIVIICWVILWFFCRPVDIVQKPVLTVESVGGLNTNGHGNQISLLSSMKLKDIDQLEHKWNRKPQKTSVNE from the exons ATGCACAGGTCATCAAGCACTGGTCGAGCCTCTTTTGAGTTCAATGTCGACTTACCTCAGGCTGTAAAGGCCTCCCAAGGCCTTAAAACTATGGATGAAGATAGGCTACCATTGTACAGTTCCACCTCCGATGATACCAAGAAGGAAGCTTCTTCCCATAAAAAATCGCCAGGGGAGAATTGGGTTCATCTCATTCCACTTATTGTGATCATCTGTTGGGTCATTCTGTGGTTTTTCTGTCGTCCAG TAGATATAGTGCAAAAGCCTGTGTTGACTGTTGAAAGTGTTGGAGGTCTGAATACCAATGGTCATGGCAATCAGATTAGTTTGCTATCATCGATGAAATTGAAGGACATTGATCAGCTAGAACATAAATGGAACAGAAAACCTCAAAAAACTTCAGTTAATGAATAA
- the LOC122073047 gene encoding protein Iojap, chloroplastic: protein MASAFVSTSFPIYRASCINFAMFRLQLQSNLKPFQKKTCSQEWHQLTVKRRDKAESINIPKAMKPSGSEDEDVQNLIEDTDAMFDDLLEKYGKVVYRSKDKKSPSAEADDDAESLSFAVALAKVASEVKAADIRVLFVKPLVYWTRFFIIATAFSRPQIDAIGSKIRDLAEKQYRKVASGDTKPNSWTLLDFGDVVVHIFLPQQRALYNLEEFYGNATLIELPFENQSSIRS from the exons atgGCCTCGGCTTTCGTCTCTACCAGTTTTCCTATTTACAGGGCTTCGTGTATAAATTTCGCAATGTTCAGACTGCAATTGCAGAGCAATTTGAAACCGTTTCAGAAGAAAACTTGCAGTCAGGAATGGCATCAGCTTACTGTGAAGAGGAGGGATAAGGCTGAGAGTATTAACATCCCCAAAGCTATGAAGCCTTCAGGTAGCGAGGATGAAGACGTACAG AATCTAATTGAAGACACAGATGCCATGTTTGATGACCTGCTTGAGAAATATGGGAAGGTTGTTTATAGAAGTAAGGATAAAAAGTCCCCTAGTGCAGAGGCTGATGACGATGCTGAAAGCTTGTCAT TTGCTGTGGCTCTAGCAAAAGTTGCTAGTGAGGTGAAGGCTGCGGACATCCGTGTACTCTTTGTGAAGCCTCTGGTATATTGGACTCGATTTTTTATTATTGCCACAGCTTTTTCACGTCCTCAGATTGATGCCATTGG GTCTAAAATAAGAGATCTAGCTGAGAAACAGTACAGAAAAGTTGCATCTGGTGACACTAAACCCAATTCATGGACCTTGTTGGATTTCG GTGATGTTGTTGTCCACATATTTCTTCCTCAACAACGTGCTTTATACAACTTGGAAGAATTCTATGGAAATGCAACACTCATCGAGCTGCCTTTTGAAAATCAATCCTCAATTCGCAGTTGA